From the genome of Uranotaenia lowii strain MFRU-FL chromosome 1, ASM2978415v1, whole genome shotgun sequence, one region includes:
- the LOC129738939 gene encoding glutathione hydrolase 1 proenzyme-like codes for MSRNEKAPVVGCELPWCYAPLSHFSEKEFTERQRKSLVNCNRLLIVLVALVLLISIAFGLIFVLHVDELTADGCGTSARWPQNPIRTGAVASNAAECARIGAEILRTKGSAADAAIAMMFCEEIACSESAGIGGGFLLTYYNRTSRSVEVLDSREIAGKGATADMFVGYGSKATYGGLAAATPAALKGYWVLHQRLGRLPWRQLIEPSIKLCHEGFVVNPFMARYLAEVSGAIHKDPGLRNVFVNPETGQVFKLGDRIRRPDFARTLETIANEGANALYSKSGTLLPKFLEDLKRLGSILTEQDFLSYEPQWKAPVSAKIHNDTAYSAALPGGGTILIHMLNILEGYPDLHRHDPVTWHWIVETFKHAYGIRTRLGDPAFVPGIEELVRNLTCKSYAEYIRSKINDSHTSEDYKFYGADFSQPEDHGTAHISVLEPNGDAIAVTSTINDYFGARIMSPQTGIIPNGQMDDFSTPGVINVVGVPASPANYIAPGKRPLSSMSPTIVVDQKGDVQLIVGGAGGTKITTSTLLIILRNRFFGQDLRSSIEAPRIHHQLAPMELQYEDTLGASIVEGLTARGHKLRKPDYVAQMTAVARERDGRVTAAFDPRRPGGAAVVPF; via the exons ATGAGCAGAAACGAAAAAGCACCAGTGGTTGGGTGTGAGCTCCCATGGTGCTATGCTCCACTTAGTCACTTCAGCGAGAAAGAGTTCACCGAACGCCAAAGAAAATCATT GGTAAACTGTAACCGGCTTCTGATTGTGCTAGTTGCTTTGGTGTTGCTGATATCAATCGCCTTCGGGCTGATTTTCGTGCTGCACGTAGATGAACTCACTGCGGATGGTTGTGGCACGAGTGCGAGATGGCCTCAGAATCCCATTCGGACCGGAGCGGTGGCTTCGAATGCGGCCGAATGCGCTCGGATAGGAGCCGAAATTCTCCGAACGAAGGGATCGGCTGCCGATGCTGCGATCGCGATGATGTTCTGTGAGGAGATCGCTTGTTCCGAGAGTGCCGGAATCGGTGGAGGGTTCTTGCTGACCTACTACAATCGGACCAGTCGATCGGTTGAGGTGCTGGACTCTCGGGAGATTGCCGGCAAAGGTGCAACGGCCGATATGTTTGTAGGGTATGGTTCTAAGGCAACATATGGAGGATTAGCCGCGGCCACACCTGCCGCTTTGAAGGGCTACTGGGTGCTCCATCAGAGATTAGGTAGGCTTCCCTGGAGACAGCTCATTGAACCCTCGATCAAACTCTGCCATGAAGGTTTTGTAGTGAATCCATTTATGGCGAGATATTTGGCGGAAGTTAGTGGAGCAATTCACAAGGATCCAGGGCTTCGGAATGTTTTTGTGAATCCTGAAACAGGACAGGTGTTCAAACTGGGTGATCGAATTCGGAGACCGGATTTTGCGCGAACTTTGGAAACAATTGCCAATGAAGGAGCAAACGCTTTGTATTCGAAGAGTGGAACGCTGCTACCCAAGTTTTTGGAAGATCTTAAAAGGCTAGGAAGTATACTCACGGAACAAGACTTCCTAAGCTATGA acCTCAATGGAAGGCTCCAGTTTCCGCAAAAATCCACAACGACACGGCCTACAGTGCAGCTCTTCCTGGAGGGGGAACCATCCTGATTCACATGCTGAACATTCTCGAGGGCTATCCGGATCTGCACCGGCATGATCCCGTAACCTGGCATTGGATTGTCGAAACCTTCAAACACGCCTACGGAATCCGTACTCGCCTAGGCGACCCAGCGTTTGTCCCCGGAATAGAAGAGCTGGTCCGAAATTTGACCTGTAAAAGCTATGCTGAGTACATTAGGTCCAAAATCAATGACTCGCACACGTCTGAAGACTACAAGTTCTATGGGGCAGATTTCTCGCAGCCGGAAGACCATGGAACGGCACACATATCCGTTCTGGAACCGAATGGGGATGCCATCGCCGTGACCAGCACAATCAACGACTA TTTTGGAGCGCGCATAATGTCGCCTCAAACGGGGATCATTCCTAACGGGCAGATGGACGATTTTTCTACCCCGGGTGTAATAAACGTCGTCGGAGTCCCGGCATCGCCCGCCAACTACATCGCTCCCGGAAAGCGACCGCTTTCGTCCATGTCCCCAACTATAGTGGTCGACCAGAAGGGAGACGTTCAACTAATCGTCGGTGGAGCAGGTGGGACCAAGATCACAACTTCGACCTTGTTGATCATTCTTCGAAATCGATTCTTCGGGCAGGATTTGCGGAGTTCGATTGAAGCTCCACGAATACATCATCAGCTGGCCCCTATGGAGTTGCAGTACGAGGACACATTAGGGGCGTCTATCGTCGAAGGTTTAACTGCCCGAGGGCACAAGCTACGGAAACCGGACTACGTGGCCCAGATGACGGCCGTGGCTAGGGAGCGAGATGGACGAGTGACGGCGGCGTTCGATCCCAGGAGACCTGGTGGAGCAGCCGTGGTGCCATTTTGA